The Mycolicibacterium hassiacum DSM 44199 genome includes a window with the following:
- a CDS encoding CocE/NonD family hydrolase has protein sequence MIALPDRTAAGKPSAPSRFADHTLSRLFGLPPASCGYSVRRGVRIPMRDGVELLADHYRPHTDRPAGTVLVRCPYGRRFPFTLLYAGIYAARGYHVVFQSVRGTFGSGGEFSPMVHEIADGADTVAWLREQPWFTGSFATIGLSYLGFTQWALLCDPPPELAAAVITVGPHDVSGPRWGPGTFALSDFLGWSHLMATQEDRNRMRALVRQIRSRRRLAEAVGRLPAGAAGRELLGDGAPWWESWLEHPAADDPFWAGMNLRRALDTAQIPVLLIGGWQDLFLEQTIAQYRRLHERGVDVGLTVGPWTHLHLMTKAAPTAIRETLDWLGRHLGGAAGRRRAPVRAFVNRHGWLELDEWPPVMPELVRYLQPGGRLGDAVPPETAAPSSFTYNPADPTPTVGGRLLSPEAGYRRDDKLAQRPDVLSFTGDRLPTDLYVVGSPVLELAHFCDNPHNDLFVRISELDAKGRSRNLSDGYLGAAPDSGTVRIELDPVAHRLRAGSRIRVLVAGGSHPRFARNLGSGEPLGTGRTLVPATHRIHLAAGASRLILPAGPQPPTR, from the coding sequence GTGATCGCCCTGCCTGACCGCACCGCCGCCGGGAAACCTTCGGCGCCAAGCCGGTTCGCCGACCACACGCTGAGCCGACTGTTCGGCCTGCCACCGGCCTCCTGCGGATACAGCGTGCGCCGCGGGGTGCGAATCCCGATGCGCGACGGTGTCGAACTGCTCGCCGACCACTATCGGCCGCACACCGATCGGCCCGCCGGCACGGTGCTGGTGCGCTGCCCGTACGGCAGGCGGTTCCCGTTCACCCTGCTCTACGCCGGGATCTACGCCGCGCGGGGCTATCACGTCGTGTTCCAGAGTGTGCGCGGCACCTTCGGTTCCGGCGGTGAGTTCAGCCCGATGGTCCACGAGATCGCCGACGGCGCCGACACCGTCGCCTGGCTGCGGGAACAACCGTGGTTCACCGGATCGTTCGCCACCATCGGCCTGTCGTATCTGGGTTTTACCCAGTGGGCACTGCTGTGCGACCCCCCGCCGGAACTCGCCGCGGCGGTGATCACCGTGGGCCCGCACGACGTCAGCGGGCCGCGGTGGGGCCCCGGCACCTTCGCGCTCAGCGACTTCCTGGGCTGGAGCCATCTGATGGCCACCCAGGAGGACCGCAACCGGATGCGGGCCCTGGTGCGCCAGATCCGGTCACGGCGGCGGCTCGCCGAGGCGGTCGGCCGACTGCCTGCCGGGGCCGCCGGCCGGGAGTTGCTGGGTGACGGGGCGCCGTGGTGGGAGTCCTGGCTCGAGCACCCCGCGGCCGATGACCCGTTCTGGGCGGGAATGAACCTGCGTCGCGCACTGGACACCGCGCAGATCCCGGTGCTGCTGATCGGCGGCTGGCAGGACCTGTTCCTGGAGCAGACGATCGCCCAGTACCGGCGACTGCACGAGCGTGGCGTCGATGTCGGGCTGACGGTCGGCCCGTGGACGCACCTGCACCTGATGACGAAGGCGGCGCCGACGGCGATCCGCGAGACGCTGGACTGGCTGGGCAGGCACCTCGGCGGGGCCGCGGGCCGGCGACGCGCACCGGTGCGGGCTTTCGTGAACCGGCACGGCTGGCTGGAGCTGGACGAGTGGCCGCCGGTGATGCCGGAGCTGGTGCGCTATCTGCAGCCCGGCGGCCGACTCGGGGATGCGGTGCCGCCGGAAACCGCTGCGCCGTCGTCGTTCACGTACAATCCGGCCGATCCGACGCCGACGGTCGGCGGACGGCTGCTGTCCCCGGAGGCGGGCTACCGCCGCGACGACAAGCTGGCTCAACGACCCGATGTGCTCAGCTTCACCGGTGACCGGCTGCCCACCGATCTGTATGTGGTCGGGTCACCGGTGCTGGAGCTGGCCCACTTTTGCGACAACCCGCACAACGACCTGTTCGTCCGCATCAGCGAGCTCGACGCGAAGGGCCGCTCCCGTAACCTGAGCGACGGATACCTCGGTGCGGCACCGGATTCCGGCACCGTGCGCATCGAATTGGACCCGGTGGCGCACCGGTTGCGCGCCGGGTCGCGGATCCGGGTGCTGGTGGCGGGCGGCTCACATCCGCGGTTCGCCCGCAATCTCGGCAGCGGGGAGCCGCTGGGCACCGGGCGCACCCTGGTGCCGGCGACCCACCGGATCCATCTGGCCGCCGGTGCCTCGCGGCTGATTCTGCCTGCGGGCCCGCAACCACCGACACGCTGA